One stretch of Vulpes lagopus strain Blue_001 chromosome X, ASM1834538v1, whole genome shotgun sequence DNA includes these proteins:
- the CXHXorf66 gene encoding uncharacterized protein CXorf66 homolog, with translation MNLFICVLLLFIWTNSCLNTNQSDESSTTGAKHGEPVENKMDDVRRRLLIIVIGIMIISFVFTCFCFLHYNCMSDDAPKPGTFKKEDVTAKPFRSSKISLSQSKIVTTCSVEKQAMLPSTDKFSGPSSPEKSSIPSTAEKSIRPLYPGKQCLSSSTEKLNKSSSQEKSCRPSRQPKKLKSSYPEKSYRIHSLEKQYKLAHAHKLGGQACSSYSNKAVKPPWPDHLQYPDRPTKPPCPRKRKLPPRRSSFQKLTKSPRYRNLKRSVSTDRACILSRPQLIKPCRCCKEKCLVCRASSEPLVNVSEAMNGNAQNSPFPSEATSFSKFFHKTDNRDNALCGSMSSSDLMTYDSDDSDREVTIICNIKCNEAILKDAQEN, from the exons AtgaatcttttcatttgtgtccTACTTTTATTCATTTGGACAAACAGTTGTTTAAATACAAACCAAAGTGATGAATCTTCTACTACAG GAGCTAAGCACGGTGAACCAGTGGAGAATAAAATGGACGATGTCAGGAGACGTCTACTCATTATCGTAATTGGCATTATGatcatatcttttgtttttacctgtttttgttttcttcattacaACTGTATGAGTGACGATGCACCCAAACCCGGAAC GTTCAAGAAAGAAGATGTGACAGCCAAGCCGTTCAGATCATCCAAAATATCACTCAGTCAATCCAAGATAGTCACTACATGCAGTGTAGAAAAACAAGCCATGTTACCCAGTACAGATAAGTTTTCTGGGCCCTCAAGTCCAGAAAAGTCATCCATACCATCTACCGCAGAGAAGTCAATCAGGCCCTTGTATCCAGGAAAGCAATGTTTATCATCTAGTACAGAAAAGTTAAACAAGTCATCAAGTCAAGAAAAGTCATGTAGGCCATCAAGGCAACCAAAAAAATTGAAGTCATCCTACCCAGAAAAGTCATATAGAATACACAGTCTAGAAAAGCAATATAAGCTAGCTCATGCCCATAAGCTAGGTGGTCAGGCCTGTTCATCCTATTCAAATAAGGCAGTGAAGCCACCTTGGCCAGACCATCTACAATATCCAGACAGGCCAACCAAGCCACCTTGTCCACGAAAGCGAAAATTGCCACCCAGGCGATCCAGTTTTCAGAAATTAACCAAATCTCCCAGATATCGTAATCTAAAAAGGTCAGTTAGTACCGATAGGGCATGCATATTATCTAGGCCTCAATTAATCAAGCCTTGTCGATGCTGTAAGGAAAAATGCCTTGTTTGCAGAGCTTCTTCTGAGCCTTTGGTCAATGTTTCTGAGGCAATGAATGGAAATGCTCAAAACTCACCTTTTCCAAGTGAAGCAACATCCTTTTCCAAGTTCTTTCATAAGACAGATAACAGAGACAATGCACTCTGTGGCAGTATGAGTAGCAGTGATTTGATGACATATGACAGTGATGACAGTGATAGGGAGGTAACCATTATTTGCAACATAAAATGCAATGAGGCCATCCTTAAAGATGCCCAAGAAAATTAA